One Corynebacterium marinum DSM 44953 DNA window includes the following coding sequences:
- a CDS encoding ATP-binding protein — MPPFIAKIDHLTATHLPILRLPSGVLLPGNDDVDALDVTVGDVVIYNNDWEKSSEQSWEPQVNVGLIEQIDERSVIFRTTQGLMERTLPVGQEAELGNVVLFNESRELIEVRKRTPPQSSMSEETVDITSFRKELDLDRHTWSSFAGSPETLQEARDIIAVHANPNARAKLLDLGVSPVRGILFEGPPGTGKTFLAQIMAAQSRASFYLVTTASLGGRLVGESEQRLEAIYADAAKQDMSIIFVDEIEVLTKDRAGEYDHGSRLVNVFLTNMDGVSAPDNVITIGTTNRVDDIDKALRRPGRFDREVTFRNPNREDRLAILTSQSRKTADNLDYEAVADATEGWTAAELGAIWQHAGELTVIAERNNIYNDYFLMGFERAQTARTRRLNGK, encoded by the coding sequence ATGCCTCCATTTATCGCAAAAATAGACCATCTAACCGCTACCCATTTACCTATTCTTCGCCTTCCAAGCGGAGTCCTTCTTCCCGGTAACGATGATGTAGACGCGCTGGATGTGACGGTCGGCGATGTTGTTATCTATAACAATGATTGGGAAAAGTCCTCGGAGCAAAGCTGGGAGCCGCAGGTAAACGTCGGACTCATAGAGCAGATTGACGAGAGGTCTGTGATCTTTCGAACCACACAAGGATTAATGGAGCGCACCCTGCCTGTGGGTCAGGAAGCTGAGCTCGGCAATGTAGTCCTCTTCAATGAAAGTCGAGAACTTATTGAAGTGAGAAAAAGGACTCCTCCTCAATCTTCCATGAGCGAAGAGACTGTTGATATCACCAGTTTTCGCAAGGAACTGGATCTCGATCGCCACACATGGTCTTCCTTTGCCGGTTCTCCAGAAACACTGCAGGAAGCACGGGACATTATTGCAGTCCATGCAAACCCTAATGCTCGAGCTAAGTTACTCGACCTTGGCGTCAGCCCAGTACGAGGGATTCTTTTTGAGGGTCCCCCTGGAACCGGGAAAACTTTCCTTGCTCAGATCATGGCTGCGCAATCTCGTGCTTCCTTCTATTTAGTTACGACGGCATCACTAGGGGGCCGGCTGGTCGGAGAAAGCGAACAGCGCCTTGAGGCAATCTACGCCGATGCAGCCAAACAAGACATGTCAATTATATTCGTTGATGAAATCGAGGTTCTCACCAAAGACCGCGCTGGCGAATACGACCACGGCTCGCGGCTAGTTAATGTCTTTTTGACGAATATGGATGGCGTCAGCGCACCCGATAACGTCATTACTATCGGCACAACTAACCGAGTGGATGACATTGATAAGGCTCTACGCCGCCCTGGACGGTTTGATCGAGAAGTCACCTTTAGGAATCCCAATCGCGAAGACCGGTTGGCGATCCTTACTTCCCAGTCCCGCAAAACCGCAGACAATCTCGATTATGAAGCAGTTGCGGATGCGACTGAAGGCTGGACTGCCGCGGAACTCGGCGCTATCTGGCAGCACGCCGGAGAGCTAACTGTCATCGCAGAGCGAAATAATATCTATAACGACTACTTTCTAATGGGGTTTGAGCGCGCCCAAACTGCCCGAACAAGGCGTCTGAACGGAAAATGA